The Streptomyces sp. NBC_00510 genomic interval TGGTGGTCGGCCTCGGGACCGCTGGCGTACCTGCCGCTGCACGCAGCCGGACTGCAACGGGCGCACCAACTGCGTGACGGACGCACCGTCCTGGACCGGGTGGCCTCCTCCTACACCCCCACCCTGCGCGCCCTGCGGCACGCCCGGCAGGTCTCCTCCGGCCGCACCGGCGGACGGCTGCTCGCCGTCGGCCGGCCCACCGGCACGGCGGGCTCGGCGGGCGCCTCGGCCCGTGAGGTCGCCGCGATCGCGGACGCGCTCGGCGGCGTACGCGCCGTCGAGGGCGAGGCGGCCACGCCGGAACGGGTCCTGTCGGCCCTGCGCACGGCCCGCTGGGTGCACTTCGCCTGCCACGGCGTCAGCGACCCGCAGGACCCGTCCGCCAGCCACCTGCTCCTGCACGGCGGGCCGCTCAGCGCCGCGGACGTCTCCCGGCAGGAACTGCTCTACGCCGAACTGGCGGTGCTGCTCGCCTGCCACACCGCGCACACCGGGCAGCTGCCGGACGAGGCCGTCCACCTCGCCTCCGCCTTCCAGACCGCCGGCTACCCCCAGGTCGTCGGCGCCCTCTGGGAGGCCGACGACGCGGTCTGCGCGCTCCTGGCCGCCCGCCTGTACGCCGCCCTCCGCGGTCCGGCGCCCGGCGCCGTCGCCCCCGCGGACGCGGGCCGCGCCCTCAACCACGTCATCCGCGCCCTGCGCACCCGTTACGCCCGCTCCCCGGCGGCCTGGGCGCCCTTCGTCCACATCGGCCGCTGAGCCCCCGCGACGGGACGTCAGGCGCCGCCCAGCAGTCCGGCCAGGTCCGGGTGCGCGCGGTCCGGGTCGACGGTGGTGACGGTGTACGCGGCGACCCCCGAGGTCACCAGGGGGTCCTCCGCCGCGATCCGCTCGATCCTCCGGCGGTCCGTCCCCCGGGCGACGATCACGCCGCCCTCGGACGAGGGCACCGTCTGCCCGGAGAGCAGGAACGTGCCGGCGCGATGGTGGTGTTCCAGGAACGCGACGTGGGCGGTGACGAAAGGCGCGGCGTCTGCTTCCGATCCGGTGTACGTCAGGAACAGCAGGTGCAGCATGCTCGTCCGATCTCGTGGCGGGCCGGGCGGCCCGCACATCATGGCAGCGCCCGCTCCCGCGGGGTCACCTTCGGCGGCGCAGCACCAGGTCGAGCTCCCGCCAGGTCGCCGGGGCGACGGGCCCCGGCGGGACGGGGATCCCCACCGCGCGGGCGACGGAGCGCAGGCGCAGGTCCACGACGGCGTCGGCGAGGTCCGCCAGGGCGAAGAGCCGTTCGCGGCCGAGCCACCAGGCGGCGGACACGAGCACGGCGCCGACGACGAGCGCGGGCCACCACGCGGTGACGCAGGCCAGCGCCGCGTACAGCAGGCCCCACCCGCACAGCCGGGTGGACGCCTCGAAGGCACCGGCCGCCGTGCGGATCTCCCCGCGGTCGGCCTCCGTGGCCGCCAGCCACAGGCGCGGCCAGACCGCCGTGAAGGGCACCGCGTAGTACGCGCCGACGCGGTGCTCCAGGGCGTGCATCCGGTCGCCCATGCGGGTGGGCCGGGCCGGGGGCAGGGGCGCGATCCGGTCGCGGCGTGCCTCGGCCGCGCGGGCGGCGGCCAGTTCGGCCTCGTCGCCGTCGCGTTCGTGGTTCCGCAGGTGGGCCGCGACGTCCGCGTCGGCGCGTTCGCGGCGGGCGCGGCGCCGGCGCACGAGCCATTCCCCCGATCCTCCCGGCCAGCGCCCGAGCCAGAGCACCTGGACGGCGCGGGCCAGGAGTTGCACCGCCAGGCCCGGTACGACGGCGAGCAGCAGCACGGCCACCAGGGCCAGGAAGAGCGCGGCGCCGCCGTGGGCGTCGGTCCAGTCCGCGTAGCGCTCGACCTCGCGCAGCAGGCGGCCCGCGTCGAACGGCCCTCGTCCGCCGAGCACATGGGCGGCCCAGGCGGTGC includes:
- a CDS encoding YciI family protein; its protein translation is MLHLLFLTYTGSEADAAPFVTAHVAFLEHHHRAGTFLLSGQTVPSSEGGVIVARGTDRRRIERIAAEDPLVTSGVAAYTVTTVDPDRAHPDLAGLLGGA